TGGATGAATCTCCTGTTCACGTCCTCCCCTTTTCCCGCCACATCCTCCTGCCCCACCCACCAGGGTCACTTTGTACGCAGTCTGGGCGCCGCGGGCGACAAGGAGACGGAGACAGaagtgctgctgctggagcatgACGTGCCTCATCAGGACTTCTCCCAGGCCGTGCTTAGCTTCCTGCCAAAGATGCCGTGGTCCATTACACCAGAGGTAACCACTTAGCAGACATGTTAATCACTCCGAGAAGTGATGTGGGCTTTTCTCGCTTCAATTGAAATTGTGAATATTGACTATTGAGTTTTTTAATATCTTTATAATGTATCATTAAAACAACGCTGGGTTGATCTGCAGGACATGGCCGTGAGAGAGGATTTGAGGGCTCTGACTGTATGCAGTGTTGATCCTCCTGGATGCACTGATATAGACGACGCACTCCACTGCAAAACGCTTGAGAATGGAAACTTTGaggtaacacacgcacacctgcaaaaaacaacaacatataactCTTTAATTATATGTTAAACAAATGAACATTCAAAACATGCCATGTTAACTAGCCTATTTGCTGTCCGTAGGTGGGTGTTCACATTGCAGATGTCAGTCACTTCATCAGACCAGGGAATGCTCTAGACCTGGAGGCGGCAAACCGTGGGACCACGGTCTACCTGTGTGGCAGGGTGAGGAGAAATGCATCTTGGGGTGTAATCGTTAGTGGGGACCAAGTATTCATATTGATTCCTCACAGTTTTCCTACTAGGTTTCTAAGAAATCCTGCTATTTGGTTGTGGTTGGGGTATCGTTTTGGAAAATGGCAGCAGTCGTTGTAATGTCAGATTTCAATATTTATTGATTTGCATGTTTCAAATTGACCTGGATAAACTAGATGTGTTTTCAGGATTCAGATAAAGGCTAACACACATGAATCCTAAAGGTGTGTTAGCCTTTAGGATTCATGTAAAGGCTAAAACACCCTTAATTGCAGTTTAAAGAATGATAATTAAATGGCGAAAATAGAGATTCTATAAAAGGGCTTTACAAAGCTTTCATgatttgctgttgttttttcagaGGATAGACATGGTCCCAGAACTGCTCAGCTCCAACCTCTGTTCACTACGCTCCAATGTAGAGAGGTGAGACCATGCTAGTCAAAACAAAATTGACTGGCACAATGACAAGTCATTTTTTTCACATGCACAATGCACATCTGATTTGTTTTTGATTCCTCCCGGTTACTTACTTAatattgtattgttgctgctatgtgtgtTAAGGTACCAAGCATAAGAATTTTACTGATGTGTACTTTTACAATAAGAATGTAATAAAAGTAATTTGGATTCTGATTCTGTTTCTCCACACCAGGCTTTCTTTCTCCTCTATATGGGAGATGGACGACAAGGCAAACATCGTAAAGACCAGATTCACAAAAAGTGTCATTAACTCAAAGGTAGAGAgcaacacacacccaaacgGCCCCTTTTAATTACCGTTTTATACACCCCAACAGATCTTTTACCACTTAAACAAGATACAGGTCTCCTATTAAGGGGCTTTACAGTCTCTTGTCTTGGCATTTGTGTAACAAACAATCCTTCCTCATTTAAATTTTCTCCGCTCTTTGGTGTTGTTCGCGGTGCTTCTGATTTGGCACAGGCGTCTCTGACCTACGCCGAGGCCCAGCTGAGGATCGATGACACCAACATGAATGATGACATCACCAACAGCTTGCGAGGGCTCAACAAGCTCGCCAAGATCCTCAAGAGGCGGAGGATCGAGAAGGGGTGCGCAGACGCTgccatacaaataaacaactgACTGTATCCCTGTCACCAGAAAGCATTATTGGCTTAGAGTATTGGCTTAGCATTGTATTTTCCTTATTGGTGGATCGATTTTAAATGTGTGGTAAATTGTTTTCACTAGCATCATTTGCTGAAACAtttttatatctatatttttagacttttgttttgaattgtgttttttctcaATTAACTTTTGTAAAATTATTACACAAAAGCATTCCgttaacaatataaataaaatctGCTGATAATCCGTATGGATCTACTCTTCGAAGGGTAAATCCTAGATGTGGTCTTCTGGCATGTGACTCGCATTGTGTTTTATTGATTTCTAGTGCGTTGACACTATCTTCGCTCGAGGTGCGTTTCCACATAGACAGTGAAACCCACGACCCCATTGACCTCCAGACCAAAGAGTTGATGTAAGTGGAACAAACCCGTGTCTCTATCACATTGAAACAATTGATTTACTGTTGTGGGAAATTATTCTCTTTTTGTCTATTCCCAAATGTGATCTGCTTGattatcaaaacaaaaaaaatgaagacaTTCACTCTGTCTGCTACGAATGTAGTTAATGCCCGGAACACAAGATCATGTTGTTGTTCCCTCTGCGCTCAGGGAGACCAACTCCATGGTGGAGGAGTTCATGTTGCTCGCCAACATCTCCGTGGCCCAGAAGATCTACGACGAGTTCTCGGAGTGTGCCCTGCTCAGGAAGCACCCGGCCCCGCCTCCCTCCAACTATGACATCCTCAACAAAGCGGCCCAGTCCAAGGTGACATTCATCACCAACTCTGATCTCGGCAGCCGTGCTTAATAGTGCAATTCATTTGGATTCTTCTGAACTTGCCCTACATTTCAACTAACGTACTCTGAACTTTACTCTGCCTGAAGGATACATTGTCATACGTTGACCTCTACAGAGTAGATGATGTTCAAAATACTGTGTTTTACTTGTGATTCAAATAATGCATCTGTCACTTAacactcatatatatatatatatatatatatatatatatatatatatatatatatatatatatatcatatcaaTTTAATTGAGGGAGAACGAAATAAATGAATGTAGTATGTCCTCTTCATGCTTCAGAGATGCTTCTAACTTTTAGGTAAATCGATAAAGCCTCTACAGTTTCCTTGTACTGAATTGATGATGTAGGCAAGACTAATAACAATGTATTTTAAGCCCCTAGTTGACAGCGGTGAAAGGATGATTCGCCCACAGCGAGAATCCATGAAAATATTCTGCTTTGTCGACAATACCACAACAAAGAGAGTGTCCGACTGTAATAAATGTCTAGTTTGGGATTCCAGCCTTGGGAGATGATGTGATGGGAAAATCCATTTCTACCAATAAGAATTTTGTCCTCTGTACCTTTAATGTCTCTTCTCATCAGTCTGGGCATTAACGCGGGTCTCCCATGGTTTCCGTTGGTTGCAGGGTCTGGACATCCACACAGACTCGGCCAAGGCCCTGGCAGACTCTCTAGACATGGCCAAGGTGGACGGCTTCCCCTACTTCAACACTCTGCTGCGCATCCTGGCCACGCGGTGCATGATGCAGGCCGTGTACTTCTGCTCCGGCATGGACAGCAACTTCCACCACTACGGCCTGGCCTCGCCCATCTACACGCACTTCACGTCGCCCATCAGGAGGTGGGTGTCATGCACACACGTGGGATGAAAAGtcacatacataaataaatcacCCTGCAAGTTATGTAGTTATTTTAATAATTTGTGTTTGATGCCTTCTTATGGAGTCTGACCAACCACCAATGATTCATTATGTTATCATGCACATTCATTATGTTATTTGGCCACCTTGTCTAAAGGCTAAGCAAAAAAAAAGGGATCTGTTATAAGCTGGCTTTGAAATAAGTCAACAGAATTAGCATTGCTGTTTTTTCTTATTCAATCGTTCTCTCGCACTCTTCATCCAACGTATAATACCCTTAATGTAATGTAACATATGACCCCAAGGGTTTTGTTCGACCCAGGCTAATCCTCTGTTCTTCTTCTGCAGATACTCTGACATCATGGTGCATCGCCTGCTGGCCGTGTCCATCGGGGCAGACTGCACCTACCCTGACCTGACGGACAAACACAAGCAGTCGGCCCTCTGCAACAACCTCAACTACAGACACAAGATGTCTCAGTATGCACAAAGGGCGTCCGTGGCCTTCCACACGCAGGTGAGCACCCACATTAAGTAACTAATCCCCTGTGCACTGATGACAAATTGTTTCCATGACGTGCAAACAACTACCCGAAACACAGCTGTGGCCACAAGGGGCCACAGCTGTGAACCAATGGGTCTCTAAGAAATTGGTCTCTAAGAAAATAGGGGGCCCTGTGTATTAATTATTCATAGTGTCTGTGCCTCGGATCAATGTATTGATTGTGGGAAACATTGTTGTGAGAATTAAGCTTTGTCAGAGAAGTAATTGCAAAACCATGCATGTTTGAAATATGAAACCTTTTCATACGTTTCACTTTCCCTCCATCTTTTTGctgtagtttttttttaatagaacTGGATCAGTAGTCAATCAGATGTAGGTTACCAGGGGCGCTTCTAGGATTTGGGTCTCCTCAGCTCAGAGATCTGTAGGGGGTCCGTGCCCCGGGGGAGCCTCGCCCAgaatatttttataaaaaaagctttatttgtATGCCTTTTTTTTTGCACGTTTGAGCACTTAGTATCTTATTGAGTAGAGGCAGAATACTTCTGAACTGCtgtaatttaatatttattgacATGAAGTACCAGACTAGTGAAAAACAGTTTAACCCCTTTTTAGATACAAGTCTAAAAGTGTGTGTAGAGATATAccctgtagctctctctctcgctcaatgCAAGTGTGGCAAGTCATTTGAAGTACCGGTAGATCTGTTGCATAAATGAAACACGGAGGAAACAAGAAATTCTCTGGTTTTTGATCAACATATATCATACTATTTTGATATGGACAGGTGTATCGATTCAAGGCTATTTCTTAAGACGACCTCTCTGCAGATCACCAACCACTCTGGCATGCTATGCTCACAATTGCATTTGTCTCCTCCTAGTTGTTCTTCAAGAGCAGAGGGATCGTCAATGAGGAGGGCTTCATCCTGTTTGTCAGAAAGAACGCCATCATAGTGCTGATCCCAAAGTTTGGTCTGGAGGGAACGGTCTTCTTTGACAACAAGGACAAGACCGGCCCCAAACTGGTCTTTGATGAAGAGGTAAATGCTTCTCCCAACTATAGTCAATGCCTCAATGGAGTCGGAACAAAAAAAAGGGTGAAAGCGCTGCTCTGAAATCTGTCACTAATCTCTACCCTGCATCACTTATCTCTACAGGGACCGTCTTTGATGGTGGAGCAGCACACCTTTAAAATATTCGACAAGGTGAAGGTGACCATCAGTCTGGATGACTCAAATGTTCAGCACCAGAAGATCCGTATGTCTCTTGTGGAACCGGAGGTAAAACCTGCATTAGTTTAGTACTAACCATTCTGTTTTTTGTTCCCCAAaatttttatttcttgtttatACTGCTATGATGATACCTGTCCATCCATTTCTACCATTTCAAATTTAGctttgtttttctattattgtaTCATAAAATGTCATTTTCTTTGTTCGTGTTTTTAGATTCCAGGTGTTAGTGTTCCAGTCCCAGAGGTGGGACCAATGGCCAAGAAGCCCAAACTTGACGTCTGAATGGCTCACCAAGCATCAATAAGCCCCAATGTAACTAGGAGCCAATTCCATTGTTATTAAATGGCTATTTTcagtattgtttgttttgttaatcGCTGAGTGTGCTTCCTTTACAGGGCAAGTTGTCTTTAAAGGAAAGGACCCGAGTCCTTGAGGGGTGGTTTTAGCTGGaagaccgttttttttttttagacctTCTTGCTCAGAAATCATTACTTTTGTAATATTTGGTTTAATCAGTTATGAAAACAGAAACGTTTATCAATAAAGATGCTTTTATTTTCATCAACATTTGGTTGTTTCACAAGCCAAACCATAATATAGCTTATACCCAGCCAGCACAATGGATATCGGTCACTACAGTATCTACCTAAAGTAATAAATAcattcatgtgttttttttctacttTACTGGACGAACATGCAACTGTATCCAGATTAAGTCCTCACATGTTTATTGAATCGGGTTAAAAGGAGTCCTCCGTTTTGTCACAAATCAACCATAACAATTGTTTGCTAAGAAATAAAGACATTTATACTTGTTTACCAAGTGGAGTCAAGTCTTTTTGTTAATGTTTTTCCCTTATATGAATTATTCTGGGTTTAGTCAATATATTACAGAAATACAGTCGTAGCTCAACTATTGGTTGTATTACGAACCAGTGGCATCAAACCTATATGGTGCACAATAAAACGTGTAATAtcagtaaaaaaaattaacattttaTCAAGTCCATGATAAACACCAAGTTAAAAGATGTCTAATTACCTGATGTCAATCTTAAGTTTAAATTTCCTATTAATATCACCACAAAACATTGTATAAaatatgcattaaaaaaaaaagaggtcaTTGTTGTGCAAGTAGCAGTACAGAAATGACATTTCACATGTAAAATCACTTTTCTAATGCATACAATCATTAAAGCCCCCTCCCCGAAAGATTGTTTTCATTCTCATAGAATTGGTGCAAATATAACTTTGGGGTAAAACATTCCCATTGCAACCGGGAGTAACAACTTAAGCATTTATAAGTACCGGTACTCCTTTTAAAGATCATGTCAAAGAGTTGAAGGTTGTTGCAGGGAACAAAATATACCCAAGTATGGTTTGGCTCTGTAAGCATGAAGCGGACAAGCTgcttcaaaaaacaaaaaaacacatttgattgCATCATCGGCTTCAGTAGCTGCTTGTTCCCAGGATACAGCAGGCTCAGTGGTGAGTGTTAAAGTACTATGGGGAAAATGTTAAAAACAGGTTATACATATGGTTTTTTCGAACCTCAGTTCAGCCACATTTTTCAGTTGACTAGCACTTGCATCTACCTTTGATTTAGACTGCCTGGGAAACGGAAAGGCCTCGTCCGGGAGGTTTGAACTGAAGGATTCCTTGCCGTTACTCATGGAGCTGAGGCCATCGATAAGACTGGCCGTGCCCACTGAGGTAGTATTGTAGCCGCTGTCCACCTGCAAATCCACAATCAAAATTACAATCAGGTTCATTaactgaacaaaacaaaaacatttgaaaatgagCATCCACATGAGAGGGGCATGTCAAAAGGGAAAGGAGAACCAACTTAAAACCATCAAAACAGAAAAGACCAAAGATCCCAAGAGTTCTCTGTCCATCCCTCCCAGCAGAGGAGCGCTCCCACACACCTGCATGCTGGAGTCGTAGCGTATGCTGCTCCCCTCCGCCAACAGAGACATGAACATGTGGGAGCTCTCCGTGGTCGACACGTTGCCCATACGCGAGCTGGTCAGCTGCTCCGAGGGCTCCccggcctcctccctctccataaTGTCCTCTAACCTCCCCTCAATGGGAGTCTCTTGCCCTGCCTCTtgccctgcctcctcctcctcctcctcctcctcctctccggcgCCTCTCTGAGAATGCGCCACGCCGGTGCAGAGCGGGCTGTCCCGGGCCGCGGGGGACGGCGGGTCGAACTCCATGGGGACGAGGGGCGGCGAGGCCAACGGGTCGTTGCGCAGCTTGGGGTTGAGGAtaggggagaggggcggggacGCCCAGCACCGGGctctggccctggccctgctgccgctgctggggTGGCACTGGTTATGGAAGGGGAGCTTGCGCGGGGAGCAGTTCCGGATGGGAGAGCAACCCTCGCCATATGGGCTCCCCGAGCAGGAGTAAATGTCCATGTCCACCGGGACGCCGGCGGCGCCATCTGGAGTCAGGAAGCTCAGCTGTTTCCTCTCCCCTGGGGACCACAGGAGATTTGTACCTCGGAAATAAATAGACTGAGTAGGACGGCATTGTTTTGCGTCTCAAGAAAGACAATGGAGGCTAGTGAATCTGTTCACGACATCCAGATTTAAATTGCATTAAGAAATGtacagtaaagtaaagtaaacgGTAAACACCAAGCATGAATTACATCACGTAACACACGAGGGACTCACCGGAGCCTATGGGTGTGCACGATACGCGAGGGCCGATGGGGGAGACCGAGGGGGTGAATAAACCAGAAGGTGAGGACCTATCTGGGAACATGGGACTAATGCTGCCCAGGCTGTGGTCACGGAAACGACCGTTGGGGACCGGACTAGATGAGAGCTGGCCCTGCAATGGAGGGAACACGCATCACTTATTCATTGCTGCTCTTTCCCCTCTCAACAAAGAAAGCAGCACACATTAGACTTGTAAAAGCATTCCAACGCAATACTTAAAAGAAACAACATTTGCTTTCTTCAGATCACTAAATGTTTCCTCTGAATATACTTGGAATCAAAAGCCTTGTAGTCCCCATGACTCACTGTGGACGACGGTGTGGTTGCCATGATGTCGCAggccagaggggaggagaggaaggaggacgcCACCTTGGGAGCCCCCAGCGAACCCGCGCTGACCCCCGTGGACATGGGCCCCGTCGCGGGACTCCTCTCCGGGCTGGACGTGCCCGAATGGTCCGAGCCGCTGTGGCTGTCCTGACCGTCCAGAAACAGCTTCCTCCtaagggaggaggagctgaggcacTCCTGCACCCCCTCGCTGGCGTCCTGGCTGAGGTAGTAGTCTCCTGGTCAACCAGACCACAGCTGGgttagcacacacacccacattacATTTACGTTCAACACATTTGGATGCGTTTTATACATGCATCATGTCACTTTTTCACTGCACCATTACTATTTTTAGTGCCATTTTATCATCCCATGAATTGTTGCTATAAATTTGAATCAATTCATGGTGAAAACGTTCAGTGATGATTTCAAAACAGAAAGGGATGGCTTGAGGGAAACGGTTATTTAGTGAGCGTGGAGATAGGCTTTAAAAAGGGAGGCTTACCTAGAATCTTCTCCAAATCAAAAGCCACAGGCAAGGAAAGGGTAGTCTGACAGGCAACTGAAACAAATTAATGCCAAAACAAGGAACCAAGTGAGATAAAGAAGAATTAGATAATAACCTGAGAATCCTGCTTTAGAGAAACAATATCCCAAATTTTCTTAAAAAGGTTCATATACCAACCATTGAGCGTTTCCGGTTCCTCGATGATGTTTGGTGAAATACAATCTAAAAGAGTAGAaacggaagaaaataaaaaacatgtatAGACGCAAAGCATGGCGACTACACATCTCCATTACTCCTTGCGTCTGGTTAACCAAGGACATCTATTATCACATCAAATCCAACACTTACTTGTTTTATTGCGAATAAAAGTGTTTTTCCGAGATACAGGGGCTGCCCAAGGAGATGGAACGATTGCTCCTTTGGTGAAAAACTGAATTAAATAGTAAAAAGATAGTTAAACATGTGAATCACTTACATGTGATCAATTACAAAAACATCTTATTTACTATGGTTGTGAATATACCTGTTCGATAGCATGTTGCCGCTTTTCTTCAACTTCAGAATCTATCCTGGTTATCCGAAACAAAATGGGTTTAAAATATGATCTATCAGCATTCACTCATAGCATGCTACATCTCTTAAGACAAATATTGGATGCATGCATTGTAAATAGATAGACGTGTGCCCAAACAAAAATCATGCCTCTTTAAGTAATCAGCCACTCTGAATAAGAGTAAATGTTCAATTAATCTGTTGAATATTGATAGCTCTAAGTGACACCTTTACAGTCTAAGCTTCTCAAAAACCCACTGCTCTTCCAATTAATGATAAAAACTCAAACTAGGATTCCAAAACCAGTTACAAACCCTTAAGGGTTCTGATGGGATATTGGCATACTGCACATATTGGATGTGACATAATACAAGGGTTGAAAAGATCTTACCAACTAAATATGTTGGTTGAAAGT
This genomic window from Gadus macrocephalus chromosome 15, ASM3116895v1 contains:
- the dis3 gene encoding exosome complex exonuclease RRP44 codes for the protein MLKSKTFVKKTRSGGVMKIVREHYLRDDIWCGSEICTECKQESTVLQKDSCIESDLCSFPHYLVPDTNVVLHQIDVLEDPLIRNVIILQTVLQEVRHRSAPVYKRLKDIIHEKEKHFYTFTNEHHRDTFIEREPGESANDRNDRAIRVAVKWYGHHLDTAESDGLKVVLITNDQGNKEKAEESGLLVYKCEDYIKSLLANPELVDRLALTNDETKDISSSKVLFPEHLPLSRIQMGIKGGTFLQGTFRASRDNYLEATVFVQGEGEDTTEVILQGLHNLNRAIHQDVVAVQLLPREEWVAPSSVVLLDEREAKDEDDTEEEEKEKAMKIIADDAARKPTGKVVAIIKRNWRPFCGMLNSSLIKESTRHLFTPADRRVPRIRIETRQAAALLSQRIMVAIDGWPRHSRYPHGHFVRSLGAAGDKETETEVLLLEHDVPHQDFSQAVLSFLPKMPWSITPEDMAVREDLRALTVCSVDPPGCTDIDDALHCKTLENGNFEVGVHIADVSHFIRPGNALDLEAANRGTTVYLCGRRIDMVPELLSSNLCSLRSNVERLSFSSIWEMDDKANIVKTRFTKSVINSKASLTYAEAQLRIDDTNMNDDITNSLRGLNKLAKILKRRRIEKGALTLSSLEVRFHIDSETHDPIDLQTKELMETNSMVEEFMLLANISVAQKIYDEFSECALLRKHPAPPPSNYDILNKAAQSKGLDIHTDSAKALADSLDMAKVDGFPYFNTLLRILATRCMMQAVYFCSGMDSNFHHYGLASPIYTHFTSPIRRYSDIMVHRLLAVSIGADCTYPDLTDKHKQSALCNNLNYRHKMSQYAQRASVAFHTQLFFKSRGIVNEEGFILFVRKNAIIVLIPKFGLEGTVFFDNKDKTGPKLVFDEEGPSLMVEQHTFKIFDKVKVTISLDDSNVQHQKIRMSLVEPEIPGVSVPVPEVGPMAKKPKLDV
- the bora gene encoding protein aurora borealis isoform X1, whose amino-acid sequence is MGDQIEVQITPETPGKHLIRNPFESPNDYHHLQELLGPSPSVFKHCKAKVTGGFDWAIEEMANLLPVDINPEDIQRQAVYLSQTMIDSEVEEKRQHAIEQFFTKGAIVPSPWAAPVSRKNTFIRNKTNCISPNIIEEPETLNVACQTTLSLPVAFDLEKILGDYYLSQDASEGVQECLSSSSLRRKLFLDGQDSHSGSDHSGTSSPERSPATGPMSTGVSAGSLGAPKVASSFLSSPLACDIMATTPSSTGQLSSSPVPNGRFRDHSLGSISPMFPDRSSPSGLFTPSVSPIGPRVSCTPIGSGERKQLSFLTPDGAAGVPVDMDIYSCSGSPYGEGCSPIRNCSPRKLPFHNQCHPSSGSRARARARCWASPPLSPILNPKLRNDPLASPPLVPMEFDPPSPAARDSPLCTGVAHSQRGAGEEEEEEEEEAGQEAGQETPIEGRLEDIMEREEAGEPSEQLTSSRMGNVSTTESSHMFMSLLAEGSSIRYDSSMQVDSGYNTTSVGTASLIDGLSSMSNGKESFSSNLPDEAFPFPRQSKSKYFNTHH
- the bora gene encoding protein aurora borealis isoform X2, whose protein sequence is MGDQIEVQITPETPGKHLIRNPFESPNDYHHLQELLGPSPSVFKHCKAVTGGFDWAIEEMANLLPVDINPEDIQRQAVYLSQTMIDSEVEEKRQHAIEQFFTKGAIVPSPWAAPVSRKNTFIRNKTNCISPNIIEEPETLNVACQTTLSLPVAFDLEKILGDYYLSQDASEGVQECLSSSSLRRKLFLDGQDSHSGSDHSGTSSPERSPATGPMSTGVSAGSLGAPKVASSFLSSPLACDIMATTPSSTGQLSSSPVPNGRFRDHSLGSISPMFPDRSSPSGLFTPSVSPIGPRVSCTPIGSGERKQLSFLTPDGAAGVPVDMDIYSCSGSPYGEGCSPIRNCSPRKLPFHNQCHPSSGSRARARARCWASPPLSPILNPKLRNDPLASPPLVPMEFDPPSPAARDSPLCTGVAHSQRGAGEEEEEEEEEAGQEAGQETPIEGRLEDIMEREEAGEPSEQLTSSRMGNVSTTESSHMFMSLLAEGSSIRYDSSMQVDSGYNTTSVGTASLIDGLSSMSNGKESFSSNLPDEAFPFPRQSKSKYFNTHH